The Malus domestica chromosome 06, GDT2T_hap1 genome has a segment encoding these proteins:
- the LOC103437691 gene encoding transcriptional regulator DEF1-like translates to MKTTEFMDKQIMELSRSHSEDFSQLSYPQQFDNDDKDDDDDSVSSFQFRPARRVASQEPSISALESGSSMDYLNLAKSGSKYAVQACEDSALISAIERKMNQHFGNLLHAVEGLSALISQLETRLRRLENSVDDFKDSTEINHGKADGKLRQLENMLREVDSGMQNLRDKQEITEARLDLAKLQMLKGQQQSENQAGNVQKVSSPGVQSSAPQQSYQLHSVQAPTLQVPSLPTNDPGTLPHQNFPPAPTAQVPTQSPQSQIPSIQYADSNYSPPVPNPQPTPQMYYSSQVQHSQPPPTAPYQLFPSAPHPSLTSQSQQLPQQHPPFNAVDHQAQFSLVHNPGETSIPSQRYPPSFHNTSNAPGLALPPQQQHYAGSMQYTHDQTPSNHNLEFPPGHVQPVQNSRFDDFRSHVGSSSHDSGSNMKHSQVSPASLDRSGGSSFSKLPTAKVLPHAIPMAASVDKESSSSGTGNRIPIDNVIDKVVAMGFRRDMVRATVRKMTENGQSVDVNVVLDKLMNNGEQPQSGGFGR, encoded by the exons ATGAAGACGACGGAGTTCATGGATAAGCAGATCATGGAACTCTCTCGGTCCCACTCCGAGGATTTCTCTCAACTTTCGTACCCTCAACAATTCGATAACGACGACaaggacgacgacgacgactccGTTTCCAGCTTTCAGTTCCGCCCCGCACGACGTGTCGCCTCGCAGGAGCCGAGCATTTCCGCTCTCGAG AGTGGCAGTTCTATGGACTACCTTAACCTTGCAAAATCTGGAAGCAAGTATGCTGTCCAGGCTTGCGAGGATTCGGCCCTGATTTCAGCGATTGAGCGAAAGATGAACCAGCATTTTGGCAATCTGTTGCACGCGGTGGAGGGTCTCAGTGCACTAATTTCCCAGCTGGAGACTCGATTACGCCGGCTGGAGAATTCTGTTGACGACTTCAAGGATTCTACTGAAATCAACCATGGGAAGGCTGATGGGAAACTGAGGCAGCTAGAGAATATGCTAAGAGAG GTTGACAGTGGCATGCAGAATTTGAGAGATAAACAAGAGATAACAGAGGCTCGGTTGGACCTTGCAAAGCTTCAAATGTTAAAGGGTCAGCAGCAATCGGAAAACCAAGCGGGCAATGTACAAAAAGTTTCATCTCCAGGAGTACAATCATCCGCTCCTCAGCAAAGCTACCAACTGCATTCAGTTCAGGCCCCCACCCTACAAGTTCCTTCTCTTCCTACTAATGATCCCGGAACTCTACCTCATCAGAATTTTCCTCCAGCACCTACAGCACAGGTCCCCACGCAGTCACCTCAGAGTCAAATCCCATCTATTCAATATGCAGATTCTAACTACTCACCACCTGTGCCAAATCCGCAGCCCACACCTCAGATGTACTACAGCTCTCAAGTACAGCATTCGCAACCGCCACCCACTGCACCGTATCAACTTTTTCCATCAGCACCACATCCTTCACTAACCTCACAATCGCAGCAGCTGCCTCAACAGCACCCACCTTTCAATGCTGTTGATCACCAAGCCCAGTTTTCGTTGGTTCATAATCCTGGAGAAACCTCCATACCATCTCAAAGATATCCTCCAAGCTTCCACAACACCTCTAATGCACCTGGCTTGGCTCTCCCACCCCAACAACAGCACTATGCGGGTTCCATGCAATATACGCATGATCAAACCCCAAGCAATCACAACCTGGAGTTTCCCCCTGGGCATGTGCAACCAGTTCAAAATTCACGTTTTGATGATTTTCGTTCCCACGTTGGATCTTCATCTCACGACAGCGGTTCAAACATGAAACATTCGCAAGTCTCGCCAGCCTCTTTAGACCGTTCTGGTGGAAGCAGCTTTTCGAAACTGCCAACTGCCAAGGTATTGCCACACGCAATACCCATGGCTGCTAGTGTGGACAAGGAATCAAGTTCCAGTGGGACTGGAAACAGAATACCGATTGATAATGTCATTGATAAGGTTGTCGCGATGGGATTCCGGAGGGACATGGTCCGAGCAACAGTGAGGAAAATGACTGAGAATGGGCAGTCGGTGGACGTTAATGTTGTGCTGGATAAGCTGATGAACAATGGAGAACAGCCTCAAAGTGGTGGATTTGGCCGGTAA
- the LOC103437692 gene encoding galactinol--sucrose galactosyltransferase-like — protein sequence MAPSLTKNALDVMGLAVDDTSSQLPITLHGSNLLANGHPILTEVPLSVTATLSPFNKTKPSGCFLGFDADEPKSRHVVHIGKLIGIRFMSIFRFKVWWSTHWTGTTGNDVEHETQMMLLDKNDSGRPYVVILPLLEGPFRASLQPSHANDDHVDMCVESGSKRVSGSSFRSCLYMHVGDDPYSLVHESMKVVRAHLGTFKLLEEKDVPKIVDKLGWCTWDAFYLMVHPRGVWEGVKGLVEGGCPPGLVLIDDGWQSVCHDEDPVEGQESMTRISAGEQMPGRLISFHENYKFKDYEGASSKGMGGFIKDLKEEFGSVEHVYVWHALCGYWGGIRPRTNSPGMPEECRVINPKLSPGLERAMEDMAVDKIVRNGVGLVLPEVAHKLYEGMHSYLQSAGIDGVKVDVIHLLEMLCEDFGGRVELAKAYYKALTASMRKHFNGNGVIASMQHCNDFMYLGTEAIALGRVGDDFWSETTAEADGTYWLQGCHMVHCAYNSLWMGNIIQPDWDMFQSTHPCAEFHAASRAISGGPIYISDSVGKHNFKLLKSMVLPDGSVLRCQHYALPAGDCLFEDPLHDGKTMLKIWNLNKCTGVLGAFNCQGGGWCSKSRRNKIFPDCSKSVTCFASPKDVEWNQGKNPISVQGVTIFAVYTFQQNKLKLLKPSEKVEIPLEPFSFELLTVSPVRVLRKKLIQFAPIGLVNMLNTGGAIDSVEVEEHEGNPSLVRIGVMGCGEMRMFASERPTACEIDGDGVKFDYFDKMVRVQVPWLTSSRSVLVDYLF from the exons ATGGCTCCAAGCCTAACAAAGAATGCCCTAGACGTAATGGGCCTTGCAGTGGATGACACATCATCACAACTCCCAATAACTCTCCATGGATCCAACCTTCTCGCTAATGGCCACCCAATCCTCACTGAAGTCCCTCTCAGCGTCACAGCAACCCTGTCACCTTTTAACAAGACCAAGCCCTCTGGCTGCTTCCTGGGATTCGACGCGGACGAGCCCAAGAGCCGCCACGTGGTACACATCGGAAAACTCATCGGCATCAGGTTCATGAGCATATTCCGGTTCAAGGTCTGGTGGTCCACCCACTGGACAGGAACCACCGGAAACGACGTGGAGCACGAGACCCAGATGATGCTCTTGGACAAAAACGACTCCGGGCGACCCTACGTTGTGATTCTTCCACTCCTGGAAGGACCCTTCAGAGCCTCTCTCCAACCGAGTCATGCAAACGACGACCATGTGGACATGTGCGTGGAAAGCGGCTCGAAACGTGTCAGCGGCTCGAGCTTTAGAAGCTGCTTGTACATGCACGTCGGCGATGACCCTTATAGTTTGGTCCACGAGTCAATGAAGGTGGTGAGGGCCCACTTGGGGACGTTCAAGCTCCTAGAGGAGAAAGATGTACCAAAAATAGTTGACAAGCTTGGGTGGTGTACATGGGATGCGTTCTATCTTATGGTGCACCCCAGAGGGGTGTGGGAAGGTGTGAAGGGCCTAGTGGAAGGTGGGTGCCCTCCAGGACTAGTCCTCATCGACGACGGATGGCAATCGGTCTGCCACGACGAGGACCCGGTGGAGGGGCAAGAAAGCATGACCAGGATATCAGCCGGGGAACAAATGCCAGGCAGGCTGATTAGTTTTCATGAGAATTATAAGTTTAAGGACTATGAGGGTGCGTCTAGCAAGGGCATGGGTGGCTTTATAAAGGATTTGAAGGAGGAGTTTGGGAGTGTGGAGCATGTGTATGTGTGGCATGCGCTTTGTGGATATTGGGGTGGGATTAGGCCAAGGACTAATAGTCCAGGGATGCCTGAAGAGTGCAGGGTGATTAATCCTAAGTTGTCTCCGGGATTGGAGAGGGCAATGGAGGACATGGCGGTGGACAAAATTGTGAGGAATGGAGTAGGGTTGGTTCTGCCGGAGGTGGCGCACAAGTTGTATGAGGGGATGCACTCTTATCTTCAGTCGGCGGGGATCGATGGTGTTAAGGTTGATGTCATACAC TTGCTTGAGATGTTATGCGAGGATTTTGGGGGTCGGGTTGAGCTGGCGAAAGCCTACTACAAGGCACTGACTGCTTCCATGAGGAAGCATTTCAATGGCAATGGGGTGATTGCTAGCATGCAGCACTGCAATGACTTTATGTACCTCGGAACCGAGGCCATAGCCCTTGGACGTGTTG GAGATGATTTTTGGTCTGAGACGACAGCGGAAGCAGATGGAACATATTGGCTGCAAGGGTGTCACATGGTGCACTGCGCCTACAATAGCCTTTGGATGGGCAACATCATACAGCCAGATTGGGACATGTTTCAGTCTACTCACCCTTGTGCTGAATTCCATGCTGCATCAAGAGCTATATCCGGAGGACCAATCTACATTAGTGACTCTGTCGGAAAGCACAACTTCAAGCTTCTTAAGAGCATGGTGCTGCCTGATGGGTCCGTACTGCGATGTCAACACTATGCCCTTCCTGCTGGGGATTGCCTATTTGAAGACCCTTTGCATGATGGCAAAACAATGCTCAAAATATGGAACCTCAACAAA TGTACTGGAGTTTTGGGTGCTTTTAATTGTCAAGGCGGAGGATGGTGCTCGAAATCCAGGCGGAACAAAATTTTCCCCGACTGCTCGAAGTCTGTGACTTGTTTTGCTAGTCCAAAAGACGTGGAATGGAATCAAGGGAAGAACCCCATTTCAGTACAAGGAGTGACCATATTTGCTGTGTACACGTTCCAGCAGAACAAGCTGAAGCTCTTGAAGCCATCAGAGAAGGTAGAGATTCCACTTGAGCCTTTTAGTTTTGAGCTCCTCACTGTTTCTCCGGTAAGGGTCTTGCGGAAGAAACTGATCCAATTTGCTCCGATTGGATTGGTCAACATGCTCAACACTGGCGGTGCAATTGATTCAGTAGAAGTTGAGGAGCATGAGGGGAACCCTAGTTTGGTGAGAATTGGAGTGATGGGTTGTGGAGAAATGAGAATGTTTGCTTCAGAAAGGCCAACTGCTTGTGAGATCGATGGAGATGGAGTGAAGTTTGATTATTTTGATAAGATGGTCAGAGTCCAAGTGCCATGGCTTACTTCTTCAAGATCAGTTCTAGTTGACTacttgttttga